Genomic segment of Candidatus Thorarchaeota archaeon:
TGTCCCAGACATTGAGTTCGGTCACGACACCGAGATGGATGAACCAGTATGACTGCAACGCCTCCCAGAAGTCCCGTGGAGCGTGAGCAGGGACGTGTGAGCATATCTGGGCAATCCGTTGCAGCTCCTCCTTGCGTCTGGGGTCCCTCTCACTCTTGGCCAGCTCGGCTGCCTTCTGGGCATGACGCTCTGCATACATGATGACGGCACGGGCTGCAATCACCATGGCCTTGAGCTCTTCCTGCTTGGCGTAGGCCTGAGGGTCGTTGTAGAAGTCAAGTGTCTGCATCCGCCTCTCGATGTCATCAATGATGTCGAGAAGACCACGTCTGTAGATCTTGTCATCGAGAATGGCATGACCGGGGGCCCTCTGCTCCATGAACTCTGTGAACACCCCTGCATCGAACGCATCTTTCCACTCTCTTGACATCGCCGCAAAGACGCGTTCCCGCATCGTGTGTCCCTTCCAGAACGGAATCACTCTCTCGGCATAGAACCTCTTGACATCCTCACTGACAGTGAATCGAGTCCGTTCACGCGAGTTCGCAACCTCCAGGTCCATCAGCGAGTGGCAACACAGCTCGGGGTAGGTGGGCGTGGCCTTCGGGCTGGGTCCTCTCTCTCCCACTATCAGTTCTCCATCGTTGATGCGGATCTCCTTGTTCTCAAGGATATACCTGAATGCAAGGGCTCTCGTGACCGGGGTTGAACTCGCTCCTGCTGTGCCACTCTGGTAGAAGTCAGTGAGCAACCGTGCTCGTTCCGCTGAGATGAATGGCGCAGTTGAAACGCTCTGGTCACGCAACCTCTTCACGCGCTCAGACAGGTGGTCTACGACCGTCGCTTCATTCACAGGTCCATTCCTTGCCTGGCGATGCGCTTGCATGCATAAAACGGATTCGATAGTGTCTTTGGCCGGGCTTGTCGAGGACAATACGGCGCCTGTTGACAACCAGTGCAGTCGTGCGACTCGACTCATAGTGCGAAACGATAAAAGGGCTCGCAGAAAGTAATGAATAAGCACGGACGATACAGAGAAAGGTGTCTCCGCGCTACCACATATGAGAGATACACACTCACCTAGAGGTGTTCTAATGTCAGAACCCAAACAGTACTTCAGGGGCGAAGACCTGGGCAAAGCTGTGGAATGGCTCAAGAAGCATATGCAGAGTGCTGATGTCATTGCGGAAATCGAAGGAACGCTCGTTGACACAGGCGCTCAGGTTTCCTGCTCCGGTCTGGTAATACAAGCCGAAGACGGATTTGGAAAGCCAGAGTCGCTTGTGATCAGGCTGGACAAGAAGCCCAGGTGGACCAGTGAACAGATGATATCGATAGGCAAGCCCAATGCCGGAAAGGGCATTGATGTTGCTGCAAAGGAGCTCTTCATGGTCGTAAAGGCACGAGGCCAACACGAAGAGAGGAGGCGTTCTAGCACACGCGACAGACGTTACGACGACCGTGACTATCGCGATAGCCGCGACCGCCGTTATCGCTAAGCTTGATTCTGGAAGTCATCGCCCGCGCCCCGAGTGAGACCGCTTCTGCCCTCTTCGAGACCACGGAACCGGTGCTGTTGTCGTGCTCACGAAACGCGTCTTCATGCGGGCTTGTTTCGCATCCACGCGAGGGTTTCATGGCGTGCTCACTTGGGGTCTCCTGTGAATCATGAAGACCGGTCGAAGAGCCCGGTTACGTGCCTACAACAGCAGTCGCTGCGAAACGGGGACAAAACGGTGTTGTCATACCGACAATCCGTGTGTACGAGCACTCTGTGATGCTATCCGGACTATTCGTTCGCACAGACCAGATGTGAAGGAGGTGCTCGCGCGAGTGTACTGCGTGCTACTCTGTTTCATAGCGGTTCGGGTCCGAGAAGAAGTCGACGACACGTACGAACGTCCTGAACTCCGCACTGTGTAGTACTCCGGCAGGTATGTGATAGGAGTCGCCCTTCCTGTAGACTGTGGTCTTGTCCCCAATCGTGAGAGCCATCTCTCCTTCTAGCATGAAGCCGAACTGTTCACAGTGCTTGTGGGGTGGCACGACGCGGCCCGCCTCAATCTCAAAGAACACGACTTGCGAGTCAGTGCCCTGGGAGACCCATCCTTTGACGCCCGACATTGGAGTCTTCGCATTTGGAAGTCTCTTGATGCAGTTGGGGTATGTACTGCCTGTCATTGTCACGCACTGCGAGTCCACTTCACCTCACTATATCTCTCTTGCTGACCACACAACTGCTGCAGCTGGTTTCGTTCAGTCTCCTTATATCGTCGGGGACACACCGGCCTCGCTCGAGTCCCCCCGAGAGTGTTCAACATGACCTCAGGTACGCAAGAGTCCGGCCATGCGGACATCGAGACTCGGTCACAGGGCCTGCCCGGCTGCACAAGGTGTTCAGAGTCACACTTCGTCCGCACCGACAACAGTCTTCAGGATGGGACCATGGCGACCATGGAGTGTGGCCTTTGACAGTGCCAAGAGGAATGGTGACGAACATCCAGAGGTGTTCGACGGAGGACGGGCCAGGGATAAGGACCACGGTCTTCTTGAAGGGCTGTCCCCTCCGCTGTCTCTGGTGTCACAACGTGGAGACAATCGACCCGCGGCCACAGACAGTCTGG
This window contains:
- a CDS encoding cupin domain-containing protein, with protein sequence MSGVKGWVSQGTDSQVVFFEIEAGRVVPPHKHCEQFGFMLEGEMALTIGDKTTVYRKGDSYHIPAGVLHSAEFRTFVRVVDFFSDPNRYETE